DNA sequence from the Prosthecobacter dejongeii genome:
GCTGAAGGCTCACGTTTCGCGGCTCCTTAACACCCTTTGGAAGCAGCACATAGACGACCTCCGGGTTTTCTGTGGTCAGCCCGTGAAATCGTAGAGCGCTCAGAAGGCAGACCACGGCTTTTGGACTTTTGGCAGCTACCTGCACCAGAGAATGATGTTCCGTCACATCGGCATCCAGCGCCATGTAGAGGCCTCGACCCATCTTCATGAGCATTCCACTGTCCACCAGTTGCTTGAGCCGATAGCGGGGAATTCCAATCGGACCCAGATCCCGAGCACGGAAAACGCCCTTGTTGGCAAGAGGACGAATCTCTTTGGGCAGTTTTGTTTTCATGAACCGATTATACAATATTACATTATTTAATGTCAACGGTGGTAAAAATGTATCAATATATGGATGGGGAAGGCCTTCCCCTCGCTGCTACGCCGTGCGCAGCTACCCTTTCTAGCGGGGACACCCCGCAACGCCCCGAGTTTCACCAGCCAGGCCACCTCTCGTCGTCCGCCGCACAATCGCGGCCACCGGCGACCACCACTCACAGGAAATGTCAGGCCGTCGTCAAAACGGCCCCATCCGCTGGCCCTCAGCCGTCCTGGCGACCGCCTAAAGCCATTGGATCAGGCTCCGCACCTCTGAGCTTGCCCCAAGACGCTCCAACACTTCGTTCCAGCTCCGCTTCGACTTCGTTTATGGATCGCCCCAGGGCTGCACTCCCCGAACAATAGCTCTCTCAAAAGGCTGCCCCAATCGGATCAGCTCCACCACGTTCCCCCCGCTGTCCGCTTCTTTGGGCAGCCTTTCCAGGTCGGTGAATTGCGAGGCTTTACGACGCTTTGCTTTCTCCATGCCTCTTGGGGATCGCCTCGCGCTTACGGCGACCGTCAAGGAGCTTTCGGGGCCTCCAAAGGCTGTCCCTGAAGGGCACCCTCCTTTGGACCCTCCCCGAACTCCTCCTCAAGTCCTGCGGATTGACTGTCGCCTTCCAAGCTCCGGCTGGGGAAAGTCAGGTGGTTAAGGGTTTCACAAGCGAAACCACTTTTTCACAGGAGGAAAAGAACATGAAAACATGATCGAAATTCAATCTTGGTCAGACGGTCATCGCCCCGAACGCTCAAGGAACCTTGATTGAACGCGGAAGACGTGCGCTCTACCGAGGATCAGCTCCTCCTGGAAGCTGTCGAATACATCACTTACTTTTACAGATTGTAACCAGCACGCGATCATTAATGCGATGAGTCATGCCGCGTGCCGTTCATTCCATTGTGTTGATCGTTTTTCTAAAACGACCGAGCGCCAGGATGTAGAGCACGATACCGATGAGCAAGAGGGCCATGAGTGACTGCCACACCACTTCGATGCCTGCTCC
Encoded proteins:
- a CDS encoding type IV toxin-antitoxin system AbiEi family antitoxin domain-containing protein yields the protein MKTKLPKEIRPLANKGVFRARDLGPIGIPRYRLKQLVDSGMLMKMGRGLYMALDADVTEHHSLVQVAAKSPKAVVCLLSALRFHGLTTENPEVVYVLLPKGVKEPRNVSLQLDVTRATGDGYSFGIEEHFIEGVKVRVSSPAKTVADCFKYRNKVGSAVAVEALRDAWKKKKASADELWQAAKACRMMNIMRPYFEMMVT